The genome window AGAATGTGCAACGAAGAGATCGGTGGTTCACGGATATCTCTTAGGCGGGGAGCTGTCGATGATTGTCTTATTGATACGACCCCTTCGTAGAACACTTCGGTCCTTGAGAATCATCATTGGCGTTCGGCCATCGGATGCCTTCTCGAAAGCGGAGTCTCTGAACAATTGCCACCTCAAATACGCCCCGAACTCGAACGTCACATAAGCTCACTCATTCTCGCAACGGATATAACGAGGCAGCAAGAGTTCCTGACCCGATTCAAGGTATAGTTGCCAATGTTGTTTTTGTTCGAGTAAGAAAAATCGAGTGGTTGAAATTCAGCTTTTAAGTAATTGGTGTCAAATGACAGTGCCAAGTCTCTGGATGACGATAATCGATCGTGAGCATTCTCAATTCCAGGCGAGTCTCGATGGGGAGAGCTTGAACATGGACGATCCGGAGAATCGTCACTTCATCCTCCAGATATCGCTCAAATGTGCGGACATTTCGAACCCGTGTAGACCGTGGGACATCTCGAGAAAATGGTCGTACAAAGTGTGCGAAGAATTTTTCCGTCAAGGGGATTACGAGAGGAAATTGAATTTGCCGGTGACACCGCTGTGCGATCGTCAATCGATGAGTATACCGAGGATCCAAGCGGGATTTTTCGAATTCGTCGTGACGCCCTTGTACGAGGAATGGCACAGATTTTTAGGCGACGGTCTGAGCGTCTCCTTGATGTCGCATTTGCGAGAAAATCGAAAGCGTTGGGAGGCCCTGATCGCTCACGAAGCTGCTGAGGAAACGAGAACCGAAGTGTCGGATTTGGAGCAGTTACCATCGAGCACGTCGACGCCCTCCGAGGGAGAAGAAATTCGCGGAAGCTCGAACGTCGGCGCGACGGGATGTTGCGAAAATTCCGACAGTCTCGACGTCCAGACGATGCCGGCGGCGGTATCCGAGCTACGACGACCCAGTTTGCCTGGTGAAGCGGCCGTCGGTCAGCGGTGGGCTGACCGGAGACACTCTGTACCGCTGAGCGTCTCCAAATTATTCTGCATTTTGCCAATGATCGAGGATACTGCGACTGCCGTCGATACCGCAATCAGCGCCAACACCAAGGCCAGCAGTACCGTCAGAAGAGAATCCCTGCCCAGCGAGCGCAACGTCAGACTCCCCCGTTATCCTGTATTTTGTCTAGAAGAGGCAAAGCTGGTTGACGAGGCGCTACGCGAAATGAGCTCTCTCTCACTGATATCCTCGAAAAGCAGCATTTACGAGTCTGCGGGGAACGCGAGTTTGTCCTCGGAGCGTCCGGTTAGTGCTGAAAATCTCTTACCCGAGCCGAGCATCGCGAGCATAACGAGCAGCGCCGCTGCAACGAGATTGTCAACCGTTCTTCAGTCGGAGACTATGAAATCGGGTTGCCAAACGACGCGACAACATCTCACCCGACAACAGACTTTCCCGCCGCTTCAGCCGTACGTGAGAATTCGGTACATGTCGACGACCGCCGAGATGTCCAAGTGCCAGACGGAAGCTCTCATCGAGGCTGACGATAACAGCCTTTCGAGTCTGGAGGACGCTATGATTGCGGAAAGTAGCAAACCGGAGGCTGGAAGCCGACCGGCAGAGCCGTTCGAACGATGTCCCTCCGTAGGGAGGTTCTCGCTCGAATCCAGTTTCGTCGAAAATCGCGCAGACTCCTCGAGACGACCGAACCAAATCAACTTGACTGAAATCACCGGTTTTCCAACCTCGACGACCGATCACCCAACGAGACGACACTCGATTCAAACGGTGAGCACCGAGAAATATGTGACTCGTTCGGCCCATCAAACTTCTACAAAGAAATGCACGGAGCCCATCCCCGACGATGATCCCTCATTCTCTGATCCTGAAAAGCTCGAGAAAAGGACGACCAGAAAAATCGAGTTGTCGGAGCTGAGGCGACATTCGCTCACCCCTTTGACCAATGAGACCGACGCGACCAATCCTACAATGACGACAACGAGCTCGTCCTCCAATTACCTAACCGTCAGACGTTTTACCGCGATCCCTCTTCTGACTCCGGTGCTCGATCCGACGAAGAAGTTCTTCATCGGAACTCCGCCTGGATCACCACCCAGATTGATAAGCACCGTTTCATCATCGAGCGAAAGTGCTGGCAGCGATCCTAGGCCGCTGAGCCTCGCTGATTTCAATGAAGCTCATCCCGTTGGTGTTAAACGAGATGGTTCGGATAACCCACGGCAAAAGAGCTCCAAAATCGCCAAGCTCGCCGACGATGCCGAATTGAAAGAGAATTTTGATCCGAAAGCAAGCGGGGATGAATCGAACAAGAGCTGTGGTGGTGGCGGCGGTTTCGGGCGACGGAACAACTACCAGGTATGGTCTACTTTTTTCAGGATCGTTCATTCTCGTCGTAATTAACGCTTATTGCTTTTTTATAGGGCTGGGCACGACGACGTGGTTCAGCTCCAGTCGGGTTGCTCCCGAAAGTTGATGATTCTGCGATTCTCACGGTAGCTCCGAGAACTGATCTTCGAAATACGAGACGAGGTTCGGTACCAACGGACATTATTGGGCACCAAGGTGGTTATTACTTCATCGAAGATTTAATGCTTTTCATATTTCATGATACAAACAATCATTGATAGGATCTCGATGTCTCTGaacttttttccccgtttcttatTTCCACATTGAAGTgagcaaaaagaaattgatcaattgAATAATCGAATCGAACAGAAGAATCGATCGCGTTTAACAATTTGTATTGGCCGATTTTTAAAGCAATCTTGTTTTTGTTCTGCGTAGACGAACGCGACAACTTTTCATCGTACatcaacaacagcagcagcattCATAATAACAATCACAACAACAATAagatcaataataaaaagaagagCAACAACAATGGTAGTATTGCTTGtgccagcagcagcagcaacaagaATAACAATAACGGGAGTCAAGCCATTTGTGGCAGAACCAACAATAATGAAAGTTTCCGGGGCAGCGAGGCTGGcccaggaggaggaggaggagggcgAGATTTCGGTTTAATAGGATCACCACGCCGAGGTTCGGTACCGGCTGATATATCGGAACTTCGACGCGATTTGTTTGGGCGCAACAGTGTCAACGGGAAAACGCGCAATCGTAAAAAAGTCCTGAGGCGAAGGAGCAGCGGAGGCCCGGAAATGTTTTCCGGTCGTAATCTCGACGATAACGAAAATGGTAAATCTTCATGGAAAAAGGAAATTGCCAAAAGAGAACCGTCGATTCCAGAGCCGTCGATCAAGCGTCGCGGCAGTCTTCCGGTTGAGATGGTTCCTATTTTCCATCCTGGTTAGTAGACCTCCGATAGGATgccaataaaaaatagttctgCTTTCGTCAGACAAGGTGTATTTTCAGTTTTCTTAAAATATCGAGTGCGACCaaagaaaaagtgaattcATTCATTCGACACAAATCACTACTCTCATACCCACGTAACTGAtgagacaaaaaattttaatttttattacagcATCAGCAGCCAACGCCCGACGGTCCAGTCTATGGCGTCTGTAGCCCACGTTCCAGACAAGCGGAACGTCGATCAGTGAGTTAATGGTCGTCGCAGGGACCTCGGAAGCTTTGCCATCGATGGATCTCCAGCAAAGTCCGACGACGGTGCAGGGGCACGAGCACCAGCACGGCCAGCCAGGGAGCTCGGCAGGTGAAGGAGCTGTTCGCAAGGAGGGATGAGCaccgaggaaaaaataatgacgtaTATATAAGTGCGACTAACCGAagtgaagttgaaaaaacgagaaacgaCGGAGAAACTCCCTCTTCGAATATTTCATCAAAGAGGTTTTCACGAGCGAGCGCATCAATGGCAATGAAAACGAGGATTATTCGATAGAAGGAAACACGGCGAAGCAAAAAGATCTTTCGTACTTACTGTCttccgctaaaaattaacGGAAACTTACGAGGAATATATCAAACCAGCCGCAGCTCGGGTACGCCAAATAGATTTGTGCCATAAACTGAAGGAAAATAATTAAGGGGGGATgcgaatgagaaagaaaaaaaatacaagctCTCCTCCGTCGAATTTGAACGAGAAATTTTGAGACCAGATTCTCGActcaaatttgaagaaaaaacaaaacacaaAAACAACAATATCCAAATGTATGTatagttgatttttttaagaaacgGACAACAAATGTAACATACGCTGATGCGTATGTGAACGTTAGCGCGATATAAAGCCGCGACGTTATTCACGATGATTTCGATGACaaaaaagaagaatgaaaataaaaataatcgagtATAAATGCCTACGTACGGgagacgaaagaaaaagactGGTAGTAGAAGGAAATCGTGCGACCGTAGAGGTATAGAACGGCTATTGTTTAACCACACACGGAGTACTTTCGGGATACGAAATCCATGCGACAATTTGCTCATTATCTAGACAAGAGATGATAAAcagcgaaaaaagaaaaaacttcaaattagataaatgaataaattaataaatcaagtACACGAATTTGTGTGTGTTTTATAAAACGAGTGTTTTGAATCGCTAAGAATATCGGTATTCGGTATTGCGCGTGGACATAGCTTACGTGCATGTTGATATAGCATTTCGTATCGAAAGACTAAAATCATTCGTAAAATTAGGCGAAAAATCATCTAATCTCTGCGTAAATAATATACAATACAAGGAACAAACAACGTGTACCATGTTTCTCAAGATTCACACGAAAATTTATACCGTTTGGCTATCTTCATTTATATTTAATCACTGAACTATAAGTATACTGGGACCTACACTGCCATGTGAAAGGCTCATTTATTCGCGGGGCCAAGAAACGTAATTTCATTCTTGCTTTTGGGTAAATTTCTGTCACTTTCTATCGTTTCTCATCCCACACGTGGTTAATGCAATGAAAAAGCAAATTTTATGACACAACTTTTTGCGTACACCGAGATAATCGCGGGCAGAATTCACCGAACATTTTGCACCGCTCTACATCCAAATAATTAAGTGTTTCGTAAGATTTTATTGTTTGTTAAACTTAGTTTCGAGCCTCATACACTTATTTCGATATCGACTGTGTCCCAgcagagagagcgaaagagatgACAGATCCCTCGGCGACTATATTTCTTGTCCCGCTTAGTGCATATTCCagaatatttatatttcagTGTATTTACGACAAAAATCACAATATTTATGCGTTTTATTGTTCTCTTCCATCTTtgtatttattataattttcaatgaaaaaccgAAACCAAGGTTCGTTCTCAATACATTTTATCTTTAGCTCGATCGATTAGAATATTAATTAGTTATAGAAGGTTATGCACTAGGTGCTcattattatcgttattattatgattattattattgttgttgttgtcgttGTTGTCGTCTTCATCGCCGTCGCTGTTTGGCATGGATGCAAAATGGTGAGGAAATCGAATGGAAATTCCGTTGGAAAATTCGACAGTAAATTTCTCACTGAATGAGAAGCTGTCAAATTACTTTTGTCGCACGACGCAGCAACACGTCTTCCCGAGAGCGTTCGAGTCGTGCAGGGTTATTTCTGGGGAAACTCAATGGCGAATCGGTGACCGCGAACCCCGGCACGAGGTTTCTCCCACCTTCGATTGGCTCACTCAACAATATCGCTAATGGAAAAACAgaacgtgaaaataaaaatggtcaaCCCTAAAATAGTCGTGCAACGGATTCGAAAGATTGACCGACTGAGCTTGGAATAGCATTAAAATAATGACAATAACCACAGCAACAACAATGGTTGTTCGAAGCTCGTTATCTGTTCTATAAGAACCGTCGTAATtttgaatgttgaaaaatctgCAGGGCTGCTTAACTCGAAAAGTGAACTCGCGTAACGTGGAtttgatcgaagaaaaaaaacaaaaaaaaacaaaaaaaaatcacgataaaTATGATTACGACCAGGAAGCTGAACTGGGATggcggtaaaaaaaaagacatacGTTTAGACATTCCATTTCTTGTTAGATACTGAAAGACGCATTGTCGCGTTATGCATGTATACTCGATGTAACGATACGGCTAATGAGCGTTATAacgatatttttatcgttgtcAGCTAGGATCGTCCGATTCACGACTCCTCATTAATATCATCACATACACACAGGCATCTGATCATCGTTGTTGGAACAATGATAGTCATGATATTAACAACAACGCTAATATTAATACTAATCAATGAGaatgagaataataataatgataatgataatgataatatTGTTAGTTAGGTACAATGCGGGAAATGACGAATAATCAGATACAATGCGGAGTCAAGCTCGTggtattgaaaagaaaaaaataataaaataaaaatttaaaaattacgaTATTTAGGTGGACGATAGTATTTGAAAGTTATAAACAATGGGAgagatgaaaaaggaaaatggaaTGCGCCACAATTGCGAGAATGTGTGAGAAGAAGAAACCGTTAAGTAGAATGTTAATTGACAATGTGTACCATAAATGTTatactatttatttat of Venturia canescens isolate UGA chromosome 6, ASM1945775v1, whole genome shotgun sequence contains these proteins:
- the LOC122412715 gene encoding uncharacterized protein gives rise to the protein MVEEKCCWDTGKGFGRHQHRHHRQQQHQWPNEGRCGEKTSGNSKLSKRSVKYWSYDKKIGASSGVARGGGAGARGKGASDSKLASEKQKHDGSRGARTRRHRGNGGGSLSSRGSAATGVQCGLCTVLASLFRRAMCIAGSRRGSGESCYQELATEMQQHHQPRLQSSQQFSHQRSPAGFAGSPLKTILPNSCSTSGSFDGSNNRLDDESLGREKPVSGRSSQHDDAVFVRICEDTSVPAVDTPPVSSEPLHPPPVDTELSPPDPRARLLSEPDFILIENLDNERYSRARHTGRFLTMHKRRRKRLITRSLNQEHALLDDIFHGQVQCMLMKANHWRFNAFTLETVTGGRSLSVLCVHLFQFYGLFHRFNLDVVRAWKLFALIEEGYHSTNPYHNSIHATDVTQAMHCFLQEEKIKRHLSSLEIMASLIAAVTHDLDHPGVNQPFLVATSNHLATLYENTSVLENHHWRSAIGCLLESGVSEQLPPQIRPELERHISSLILATDITRQQEFLTRFKASLDGESLNMDDPENRHFILQISLKCADISNPCRPWDISRKWSYKVCEEFFRQGDYERKLNLPVTPLCDRQSMSIPRIQAGFFEFVVTPLYEEWHRFLGDGLSVSLMSHLRENRKRWEALIAHEAAEETRTEVSDLEQLPSSTSTPSEGEEIRGSSNVGATGCCENSDSLDVQTMPAAVSELRRPSLPGEAAVGQRWADRRHSVPLSVSKLFCILPMIEDTATAVDTAISANTKASSTVRRESLPSERNVRLPRYPVFCLEEAKLVDEALREMSSLSLISSKSSIYESAGNASLSSERPVSAENLLPEPSIASITSSAAATRLSTVLQSETMKSGCQTTRQHLTRQQTFPPLQPYVRIRYMSTTAEMSKCQTEALIEADDNSLSSLEDAMIAESSKPEAGSRPAEPFERCPSVGRFSLESSFVENRADSSRRPNQINLTEITGFPTSTTDHPTRRHSIQTVSTEKYVTRSAHQTSTKKCTEPIPDDDPSFSDPEKLEKRTTRKIELSELRRHSLTPLTNETDATNPTMTTTSSSSNYLTVRRFTAIPLLTPVLDPTKKFFIGTPPGSPPRLISTVSSSSESAGSDPRPLSLADFNEAHPVGVKRDGSDNPRQKSSKIAKLADDAELKENFDPKASGDESNKSCGGGGGFGRRNNYQGWARRRGSAPVGLLPKVDDSAILTVAPRTDLRNTRRGSVPTDIIGHQDERDNFSSYINNSSSIHNNNHNNNKINNKKKSNNNGSIACASSSSNKNNNNGSQAICGRTNNNESFRGSEAGPGGGGGGRDFGLIGSPRRGSVPADISELRRDLFGRNSVNGKTRNRKKVLRRRSSGGPEMFSGRNLDDNENGKSSWKKEIAKREPSIPEPSIKRRGSLPVEMVPIFHPASAANARRSSLWRL